A window from Actinomycetospora corticicola encodes these proteins:
- the boxB gene encoding benzoyl-CoA 2,3-epoxidase subunit BoxB, whose protein sequence is MTSARPKIDFDAKIPNNVDLAGDRKLQRALERWQPNFLDWWGDMGPAVDTKDVYLRTAVDVGRDGWAHFDHVPMNEYRWGVFLSEHDPDRTIAFGEHKGEPVWQEVPGEYRADLQRLIVIQGDTEPASVEQQRFLGATAPSLYDMRNLFQVNVEEGRHLWAMVYLLHAYFGRAGREEADQLLARNSGSDDSPRILGAFNEETPDWLSFYMFTYFTDRDGKYQLGTLKESGFDPLSRTCEFMLKEEAHHMFVGTTGIDRVVRRTAELMQTHDTEEVAGAGGIPLTMIQKYINFHYTVSLDLFGNESSTNAANYFTAGIKGRWQEERRDDDHRLTDDASHVDAFRDGQISRNEVPALLALNQDLRHEYINDCRTGLKRWNRILQKAGIDAELYLPHVGFNRQVGAFAGAHITPDGKVIGESDWNARKDAWLPTELDKTHVRSLMHPVLEPGKIASWIAPPSTGINDKPVDFEYVHFH, encoded by the coding sequence ATGACCAGCGCGCGACCGAAGATCGACTTCGACGCCAAGATCCCGAACAACGTCGACCTCGCGGGCGACCGCAAGCTGCAGCGCGCCCTCGAGCGCTGGCAGCCGAACTTCCTCGACTGGTGGGGCGACATGGGCCCCGCCGTCGACACCAAGGACGTCTACCTGCGCACCGCGGTCGACGTCGGCCGTGACGGCTGGGCGCACTTCGACCACGTCCCGATGAACGAGTACCGCTGGGGCGTCTTCCTCTCCGAGCACGACCCCGACCGCACCATCGCCTTCGGCGAGCACAAGGGCGAGCCGGTCTGGCAGGAGGTGCCGGGCGAGTACCGCGCCGACCTGCAGCGCCTCATCGTCATCCAGGGCGACACCGAGCCCGCGTCGGTCGAGCAGCAGCGCTTCCTCGGGGCCACCGCGCCGTCGCTCTACGACATGCGCAACCTGTTCCAGGTCAACGTCGAGGAGGGCCGTCACCTCTGGGCGATGGTCTACCTGCTGCACGCCTACTTCGGCCGGGCCGGGCGCGAGGAGGCCGACCAGCTGCTGGCGCGCAACTCCGGCTCGGACGACTCGCCGCGCATCCTCGGGGCCTTCAACGAGGAGACCCCGGACTGGCTGTCGTTCTACATGTTCACCTACTTCACCGACCGGGACGGCAAGTACCAGCTCGGGACGCTGAAGGAGTCGGGCTTCGACCCGCTGAGCCGCACCTGCGAGTTCATGCTCAAGGAGGAGGCCCACCACATGTTCGTGGGCACCACCGGCATCGACCGCGTGGTCCGCCGCACCGCGGAGCTCATGCAGACCCACGACACCGAGGAGGTCGCCGGCGCCGGCGGCATCCCGCTGACGATGATCCAGAAGTACATCAACTTCCACTACACGGTGTCGCTGGACCTGTTCGGCAACGAGTCCTCCACGAACGCCGCGAACTACTTCACCGCCGGCATCAAGGGCCGCTGGCAGGAGGAGCGCCGCGACGACGACCACCGCCTCACCGACGACGCGAGCCACGTCGACGCGTTCCGCGACGGGCAGATCTCGCGCAACGAGGTCCCGGCGCTGCTCGCGCTCAACCAGGACCTGCGCCACGAGTACATCAACGACTGCAGGACCGGGCTCAAGCGCTGGAACCGGATCCTGCAGAAGGCCGGCATCGACGCCGAGCTGTACCTGCCTCACGTCGGGTTCAACCGGCAGGTCGGCGCCTTCGCGGGCGCGCACATCACCCCGGACGGCAAGGTCATCGGCGAGTCCGACTGGAACGCCCGCAAGGACGCGTGGCTGCCCACCGAGCTCGACAAGACCCACGTCCGCAGCCTCATGCACCCGGTCCTCGAGCCCGGGAAGATCGCGAGCTGGATCGCTCCGCCGTCGACGGGGATCAACGACAAGCCCGTCGACTTCGAGTACGTGCACTTCCACTAG
- a CDS encoding benzoate-CoA ligase family protein, translated as MLSHHQQFNASHYLLDRHLPDGGSRIAVRALTPGGVRELTYAEVAAEVRTVAAGLRGLGVRPEQRVVMCCSDGVELFTAILAAMRIGAVAVPVSTMLRGPELAKLVIDSRAAVLICSPEFGGVTRIATRLAVESGAPDLADVVVTSAAVPIDDDAPLEGYPVRTRDWTDLAASGFGFDDGLYATWDESPALWLYTSGTTGTPKAAMHRHADIRTVCETYGAQVLRIRADDVCFSVAKLFFAYGIGNSMFFPMAVGASSVLSPGRPSPAAIASVVTEHPVTLFYGSPSVYGPLLASDLPDDTFARVRQGVSAGEALPARMVLGMRDRFGVEVLDGIGSTEALHIYLSNRPGEVAPGTSGVPVPGYEVEIRADDGSVVADGEKGTLYLRADSLCTGYWCRTDVNRRVFEGEWMRTGDTYVRNPDGTYQCLGRTDDVLKVGGIWVTPMEVEERLVLHPSVAEVVVVGVPDDDGLDRTVACVVAAEGAAIDPEALIAWCREGLASFKKPRHVLEIDAVPRTATGKVQRFLVRELAAARLSEVAAAR; from the coding sequence GTGCTGTCCCACCACCAGCAGTTCAACGCATCGCACTACCTGCTCGACCGGCACCTTCCCGACGGCGGATCCAGGATCGCCGTCCGGGCGCTGACGCCCGGGGGCGTGCGGGAGCTGACGTACGCCGAGGTCGCCGCTGAGGTGCGCACGGTCGCGGCGGGGCTGCGCGGGCTCGGCGTGCGGCCCGAGCAGCGGGTGGTCATGTGCTGCTCGGACGGCGTCGAGCTGTTCACCGCGATCCTCGCGGCGATGCGGATCGGGGCGGTCGCCGTCCCGGTGTCGACGATGCTGCGCGGGCCGGAGCTCGCGAAGCTCGTCATCGACTCCCGGGCCGCGGTGCTGATCTGCTCGCCGGAGTTCGGCGGGGTCACGCGGATCGCGACCAGGCTGGCCGTCGAGAGCGGCGCGCCCGACCTCGCGGACGTCGTGGTCACGTCGGCGGCCGTGCCGATCGACGACGACGCGCCGCTGGAGGGCTACCCCGTCCGCACGCGGGACTGGACCGACCTCGCGGCCTCCGGCTTCGGGTTCGACGACGGGCTCTACGCCACCTGGGACGAGTCGCCCGCGCTGTGGCTCTACACCTCGGGGACGACGGGCACGCCGAAGGCCGCGATGCACCGGCACGCCGACATCCGCACCGTCTGCGAGACCTACGGCGCCCAGGTGCTGCGGATCCGCGCCGACGACGTCTGCTTCTCGGTGGCGAAGTTGTTCTTCGCCTACGGGATCGGGAACTCGATGTTCTTCCCGATGGCGGTCGGCGCCTCGTCGGTGCTCTCGCCGGGCCGCCCGTCGCCGGCGGCGATCGCGTCGGTCGTCACCGAGCACCCGGTGACGTTGTTCTACGGCAGCCCCAGCGTGTACGGGCCGCTGCTCGCCTCCGACCTGCCCGACGACACCTTCGCCCGCGTGCGCCAGGGCGTCAGCGCGGGGGAGGCCCTGCCCGCGCGGATGGTGCTGGGCATGCGCGACCGGTTCGGCGTCGAGGTGCTCGACGGGATCGGCTCGACCGAGGCGCTGCACATCTACCTGTCCAACCGGCCCGGCGAGGTCGCCCCGGGCACCTCCGGCGTGCCGGTCCCCGGCTACGAGGTGGAGATCCGGGCCGACGACGGGTCGGTGGTCGCGGACGGCGAGAAGGGCACGCTCTACCTGCGGGCCGACTCGCTGTGCACCGGCTACTGGTGTCGCACCGACGTCAACCGCCGCGTGTTCGAGGGCGAGTGGATGCGCACCGGCGACACCTACGTGCGCAACCCCGACGGCACCTACCAGTGCCTCGGCCGCACCGACGACGTCCTCAAGGTCGGCGGCATCTGGGTGACGCCGATGGAGGTCGAGGAGCGGCTGGTGCTGCACCCCTCGGTCGCCGAGGTGGTGGTCGTGGGCGTTCCCGACGACGACGGGCTCGACCGGACGGTCGCCTGCGTGGTCGCCGCCGAGGGCGCGGCGATCGACCCCGAGGCGCTGATCGCGTGGTGCCGGGAGGGCCTGGCGTCGTTCAAGAAGCCGCGCCACGTCCTGGAGATCGACGCCGTCCCGCGCACCGCGACGGGCAAGGTGCAGCGCTTCCTGGTGCGGGAACTGGCGGCGGCGCGACTGTCTGAGGTGGCTGCCGCCAGGTGA
- a CDS encoding bifunctional lysylphosphatidylglycerol flippase/synthetase MprF — translation MTVTAPPPPSPAASSRAHVVRGVARKVPFTAGVVVLMVVGGVVTGAFWSPLDGRPLGAQLAFGVPSFADGRWWTVVTGSLVAGHPALYVLTLGLFAVAVGWAEHRCGTLRTAVVTIGFQLGAILLTAGVVLAVAATDWPWAQGLAADVDAGFSAGMMAALAVASATVRAPWRLRLRLALVAVAVVGLLFLGGLADLEHAFAVAVALPLSARLAGPRRVRPTGATLGRREWRLIAAVALVVIAAIRVITLVVPVIGPLGNTASDSTVAETAVSVVISLLLADGLRRGRRLAWALGLVVGVFYLLLGLLVIGVVAYARATGQMDQVELVGLAVFVPNAVLWSALTAWLVVGRRAFGVPSRRRLRKDPTSGTGPTTDGTDLARAALHRFGGPTISWMTTWPENRYLPTGDGGVVAYRVHAGVAVGLGDPITDDPATALDDFRALAERTGRVPCLFSTTAGLVAVAQERGWRALQVAEDTVVDLEGLAFTGKPWQAVRSAFNRAGKEGIEHRLVHLDQEPRSVVAQVRAISEEWVGDKGLPEMGFTLGGVEEALDPEVRTGLAVDAGGTVHGVTSWLPVYGADGVVVGWTLDVMRRRSEGFRAVVEYLIASACLAFQAEGARFVSLSGAPLARSDRDDTEPVLDRALDQLGAMLEPYYGFRSLHQFKAKFRPRHEPMFLVYRDEADLPRVGIGIGIGRAYLPDAGFRELLALAR, via the coding sequence ATGACCGTCACGGCACCTCCGCCTCCGAGCCCGGCCGCCTCCTCCCGGGCCCACGTCGTGCGCGGCGTCGCCCGGAAGGTCCCGTTCACGGCGGGCGTCGTCGTGCTGATGGTCGTCGGCGGTGTCGTCACCGGGGCGTTCTGGAGCCCGCTCGACGGGCGCCCCCTCGGGGCGCAGCTGGCGTTCGGCGTCCCGTCCTTCGCCGACGGCAGATGGTGGACCGTCGTCACCGGCTCGCTGGTCGCCGGGCACCCCGCGCTGTACGTCCTGACGCTCGGGTTGTTCGCGGTCGCCGTCGGCTGGGCCGAACACCGCTGCGGCACGCTGCGCACGGCCGTCGTGACGATCGGGTTCCAGCTCGGCGCGATCCTCCTGACGGCGGGGGTGGTCCTGGCCGTCGCCGCGACCGACTGGCCGTGGGCCCAGGGCCTCGCGGCCGACGTCGACGCCGGCTTCTCCGCCGGGATGATGGCCGCCCTCGCCGTGGCGTCGGCCACCGTGCGGGCGCCGTGGCGGCTCCGGCTACGGCTGGCCCTGGTCGCCGTGGCCGTCGTGGGGCTGCTCTTCCTCGGCGGGCTCGCCGACCTGGAGCACGCGTTCGCGGTCGCCGTCGCGCTTCCGCTGTCCGCCCGCCTCGCCGGACCGCGCCGCGTCCGCCCGACCGGCGCGACCCTCGGCCGGCGCGAGTGGCGGTTGATCGCGGCCGTGGCGCTGGTCGTCATCGCGGCGATCCGGGTGATCACCCTGGTGGTGCCCGTGATCGGCCCGCTGGGGAACACCGCGTCCGACTCGACGGTCGCCGAGACCGCGGTCTCGGTGGTGATCTCGCTGCTCCTCGCCGACGGACTGCGCCGCGGTCGCCGCCTCGCGTGGGCGCTCGGGCTCGTCGTCGGGGTGTTCTACCTGCTGCTCGGGCTCCTGGTGATCGGCGTCGTGGCCTACGCCCGCGCGACCGGTCAGATGGACCAGGTCGAGCTCGTCGGGCTGGCGGTGTTCGTGCCGAACGCCGTGCTCTGGTCCGCGCTCACGGCGTGGCTGGTCGTCGGACGGCGCGCGTTCGGGGTGCCGTCGCGACGGCGGCTGCGGAAGGACCCGACGTCGGGAACGGGCCCGACGACCGACGGGACGGACCTCGCCCGGGCCGCGCTGCACCGCTTCGGCGGCCCGACCATCTCCTGGATGACGACCTGGCCGGAGAACCGGTACCTGCCCACCGGCGACGGGGGCGTGGTGGCCTACCGGGTGCACGCCGGCGTCGCGGTCGGTCTCGGCGACCCGATCACCGACGACCCGGCGACCGCCCTCGACGACTTCCGCGCCCTCGCCGAGCGCACCGGCCGCGTGCCGTGCCTCTTCTCGACGACGGCCGGTCTCGTCGCCGTCGCGCAGGAGCGCGGGTGGCGGGCGCTGCAGGTCGCGGAGGACACGGTCGTCGACCTGGAGGGCCTGGCGTTCACCGGCAAGCCCTGGCAGGCGGTCCGCTCGGCGTTCAACCGGGCCGGCAAGGAGGGCATCGAGCACCGGCTGGTCCATCTCGACCAGGAGCCGCGGTCGGTGGTCGCGCAGGTCCGCGCGATCTCCGAGGAGTGGGTCGGCGACAAGGGGCTGCCCGAGATGGGCTTCACGCTCGGCGGGGTCGAGGAGGCGCTCGACCCCGAGGTGCGGACCGGGCTCGCCGTCGACGCCGGGGGCACGGTGCACGGCGTGACGTCGTGGTTGCCGGTGTACGGGGCGGACGGGGTGGTCGTCGGCTGGACCCTCGACGTGATGCGTCGGCGTTCCGAGGGCTTCCGCGCGGTCGTCGAGTACCTCATCGCCTCGGCGTGCCTGGCCTTCCAGGCGGAGGGCGCGCGGTTCGTGTCGCTCTCCGGCGCGCCGCTCGCGCGCTCGGACCGGGACGACACCGAGCCGGTGCTGGACCGCGCGCTCGACCAGCTCGGCGCGATGCTCGAGCCGTACTACGGCTTCCGCTCGCTGCACCAGTTCAAGGCCAAGTTCCGGCCGCGGCACGAGCCGATGTTCCTGGTCTACCGCGACGAGGCCGATCTGCCGCGGGTCGGGATCGGCATCGGCATCGGCCGGGCCTACCTTCCCGACGCCGGGTTCCGGGAGTTGCTCGCGCTCGCCCGCTGA
- a CDS encoding tRNA-dihydrouridine synthase translates to MSLSEPLPLPCGAVLPNRLVRAAMTESIADRHGDASPRHERLYRAAAEGGPGLVITGNVMVDRAHLERARNVVVDSWTDDAALRRWAQAASAVPTIVQLSHPGRQTTRFVNPHPVGPSTGPAVALGGAYARPRGLSVVEIADLQDRFVEVAERVVDAGFAGVQVHAAHGYLLSSFLDPGTNRRTDLYGGSLLNRARFLLGIVTAMRRTLPASAILAVKLDARDDDELAELGPWLEDAGVDLLEVSGGNYEKPAMVGLDASGADLAGEHESPFWNSAAALSVEVDVPVVLTGGFRSRAEVDEALETGVCDAVGVGRPLAVRPELAGRFVRGEIDTLDRPAPRLGGPAPVRALLGAAVGAGWHRIQLVRTSRGRGPALRLPALAAGLDYSVGDWVRSLVERPARMRRARRF, encoded by the coding sequence GTGAGCCTCTCCGAGCCCCTCCCGCTGCCGTGCGGTGCGGTGCTGCCCAACCGCCTCGTGCGCGCGGCGATGACCGAGAGCATCGCCGACCGCCACGGCGACGCGTCGCCGCGCCACGAGCGGCTCTACCGGGCGGCCGCGGAGGGCGGGCCGGGCCTCGTGATCACCGGGAACGTCATGGTGGACCGGGCGCACCTGGAGCGGGCCCGGAACGTCGTCGTGGACTCCTGGACCGACGACGCGGCGCTGCGCCGGTGGGCGCAGGCCGCGAGCGCGGTGCCCACGATCGTCCAGCTCTCCCACCCGGGACGGCAGACCACGCGCTTCGTCAACCCGCACCCCGTCGGGCCCTCGACCGGCCCGGCCGTGGCGCTCGGCGGGGCCTACGCGCGGCCGCGGGGGCTCTCCGTCGTCGAGATCGCCGACCTGCAGGACCGGTTCGTGGAGGTCGCCGAGCGGGTGGTGGACGCCGGGTTCGCGGGCGTCCAGGTGCACGCCGCACACGGTTACCTCCTGTCGAGCTTCCTCGACCCGGGGACCAACCGGCGCACCGATCTCTACGGCGGGTCCCTGCTCAACCGGGCCCGGTTCCTGCTGGGCATCGTCACGGCGATGCGGCGGACGCTCCCGGCCTCGGCCATCCTCGCGGTGAAGCTCGACGCCCGCGACGACGACGAGCTCGCCGAGCTCGGCCCGTGGCTCGAGGACGCCGGGGTGGACCTGCTCGAGGTCTCCGGCGGGAACTACGAGAAGCCCGCCATGGTGGGACTCGACGCGTCGGGCGCCGACCTGGCGGGGGAGCACGAGTCGCCGTTCTGGAACTCCGCGGCCGCCCTGTCGGTGGAGGTGGACGTGCCGGTGGTGCTGACCGGCGGGTTCCGGTCCCGCGCGGAGGTCGACGAGGCGCTCGAGACCGGCGTGTGCGACGCGGTCGGGGTGGGGCGGCCGCTCGCCGTGCGACCCGAGCTCGCGGGCCGTTTCGTGCGCGGGGAGATCGACACGCTGGACCGGCCCGCCCCGCGCCTGGGCGGCCCGGCTCCGGTGCGGGCCCTGCTCGGCGCGGCGGTCGGCGCCGGCTGGCACCGCATCCAGCTGGTTCGCACGAGCCGGGGCCGCGGGCCGGCCCTCCGGCTGCCCGCCCTGGCCGCGGGTCTCGACTACAGCGTGGGCGACTGGGTGCGCAGCCTCGTCGAGCGGCCCGCCCGGATGCGGCGGGCGCGGCGGTTCTGA
- a CDS encoding phosphotransferase family protein — protein MSISGDSGVPDEAVHWFCAHVPDISGDLLFERITGGRSNLTYRVTDEDGTTWALRRPPLGGVLETAHDMGREWRFLSALAPTDVPVPPPVAFCDDRDVAGVDFYVMDFAPGRVLNSVEDAAWVTSPEVKTRIGESTMDVLAALHAVEPAEVGLDDLARPGNFVERQLKRWHRQAHSSALEDFTAIDRAHQALSERVPEPPANRIAHGDFRSGNISYLDDGSAAAVFDWELATIGDPYCDLGHILVSWSQEGDTVPAALPNPTQLGGFPTREDLIARYEQATGAKLPDIDFYIAFARWRAACIHAGVWTRYQAGDMGDAADADEVTGPEAIVAQAESALWQLGL, from the coding sequence ATGAGCATCTCCGGTGATTCCGGCGTCCCCGACGAGGCCGTGCACTGGTTCTGTGCCCACGTCCCGGACATCTCCGGGGATCTGCTGTTCGAACGGATCACCGGTGGGCGGTCGAACCTGACCTACCGGGTGACCGACGAGGACGGCACCACGTGGGCGCTCCGCCGCCCGCCGCTGGGCGGCGTCCTCGAGACCGCCCACGACATGGGCCGCGAGTGGCGCTTCCTGTCCGCCCTCGCGCCCACCGACGTGCCGGTGCCCCCGCCGGTCGCGTTCTGCGACGACCGCGACGTCGCGGGCGTCGACTTCTACGTCATGGACTTCGCGCCGGGACGGGTGCTGAACAGCGTCGAGGACGCGGCGTGGGTGACCTCGCCGGAGGTCAAGACCCGCATCGGCGAGTCGACGATGGACGTGCTGGCCGCGCTGCACGCCGTCGAGCCGGCGGAGGTCGGGCTCGACGACCTCGCCCGGCCCGGCAACTTCGTCGAGCGCCAGCTCAAGCGGTGGCACCGTCAGGCCCACTCCTCGGCCCTCGAGGACTTCACCGCCATCGACCGGGCCCACCAGGCCCTGTCCGAGCGCGTCCCCGAGCCGCCGGCCAACCGCATCGCCCACGGCGACTTCCGCTCCGGGAACATCTCCTATCTCGACGACGGGTCCGCCGCGGCGGTCTTCGACTGGGAGCTCGCGACGATCGGCGACCCCTACTGCGACCTGGGGCACATCCTCGTGTCGTGGTCCCAGGAGGGCGACACCGTCCCGGCGGCCCTGCCGAACCCGACCCAGCTCGGCGGCTTCCCCACCCGCGAGGACCTGATCGCCCGCTACGAGCAGGCCACGGGCGCGAAGCTGCCGGACATCGACTTCTACATCGCGTTCGCCCGGTGGCGCGCCGCCTGCATCCACGCCGGCGTGTGGACCCGCTACCAGGCCGGCGACATGGGCGACGCCGCGGACGCCGACGAGGTGACCGGGCCGGAGGCGATCGTGGCGCAAGCCGAGTCGGCCCTGTGGCAGCTCGGGCTCTGA
- a CDS encoding zinc-dependent alcohol dehydrogenase family protein: protein MTRTVRFSELGDPSVLEVVESEDPTPGPGELVVDVAAIGLNRAESMFRRGTYIEQTRLPAGLGYECSGTVSAVGSPGRFAVGDRVSVVPGFSMNDYSVYAERALVPARAVVPLPESTSWVDGAAVWMPFLVGYGGLVETGGLKAGDHVLITAATSSVGLAAMAVARRVGAVPIATSRSSSKAQQLLDAGAAHVVATGEEDLVERVLEITGGRGVEHVFDAVAGPGVADLCRATATGGIVTIHGLLSGQPTIFPAETLPDLWMRSYTLFAMTHDEERLRRAGEFVGAGLRSGDFAPQVDRVFAGLDSIVEAHAYLESNAQVGKIVVTP from the coding sequence ATGACGAGGACGGTGCGGTTCTCCGAGCTGGGTGACCCGTCGGTGCTGGAGGTGGTCGAGTCCGAGGACCCGACGCCGGGGCCCGGCGAGCTCGTCGTCGACGTCGCGGCGATCGGCCTCAACCGCGCGGAGTCGATGTTCCGACGCGGCACCTACATCGAGCAGACGCGGCTGCCCGCGGGACTCGGGTATGAGTGCAGCGGGACGGTGTCGGCGGTCGGGTCGCCAGGGCGCTTCGCCGTGGGCGACCGCGTGAGCGTCGTGCCGGGGTTCTCGATGAACGACTACTCCGTCTACGCCGAGCGGGCGCTGGTCCCCGCGCGGGCGGTGGTGCCGCTGCCGGAGAGCACGTCCTGGGTGGACGGCGCCGCGGTGTGGATGCCGTTCCTCGTCGGCTACGGCGGGCTCGTCGAGACCGGTGGGCTGAAGGCCGGCGACCACGTGCTCATCACGGCGGCGACGTCGAGCGTCGGGCTGGCGGCGATGGCGGTCGCGCGGCGGGTCGGGGCGGTCCCGATCGCGACCTCGCGCTCGTCGTCGAAGGCGCAGCAGCTGCTCGACGCCGGGGCCGCGCACGTCGTCGCGACCGGCGAGGAGGACCTGGTCGAACGGGTCCTGGAGATCACCGGCGGCCGTGGCGTGGAGCACGTCTTCGACGCCGTCGCCGGTCCGGGCGTCGCCGACCTGTGCCGCGCCACCGCGACCGGCGGCATCGTGACCATCCACGGCCTGCTCTCGGGGCAGCCGACGATCTTCCCCGCCGAGACGTTGCCGGATCTCTGGATGCGCAGCTATACCCTCTTCGCGATGACGCACGACGAGGAGCGACTGCGCCGCGCGGGCGAGTTCGTGGGCGCGGGACTGCGCTCCGGGGACTTCGCGCCGCAGGTCGACCGGGTGTTCGCCGGGCTGGACTCGATCGTGGAGGCGCACGCGTACCTGGAGTCGAACGCCCAGGTCGGGAAGATCGTGGTGACCCCCTGA
- a CDS encoding cytochrome P450, which translates to MTTTEMAPADAVAPDTTDEPALLEWLADMRREHPVWRDRYGMYHVFRQADVQTVLRDPARFSSETSRLAAASAKVSRGMLTQIDPPEHRRLRQVVSTAFTPKRVADLEPRIREITRRLLDAVPDDGGFDLVDALAFPLPVTVIAEMLGLPASDHPLFRTWADRLFSMQVDDPSDPALGERVAAAMADIVAYLTARVQERRTAPTEDLISALVAAGLDDEEAANFSLLLLLAGHITTTVLLGNAVRTFAEHPGVWEGLRADPATIPAAIEEVLRLRSPFTMAGRVTTEPVEIAGTTIPADRFVLVWMLSANHDERAFDDPEAFVLDRGIGGGAQTAFGHGVHFCLGAPLARLEARVALEELTARYHALSPTSGSMEVLRPYPRGVLGVRRLPVKGVRSY; encoded by the coding sequence ATGACCACCACCGAGATGGCGCCGGCCGACGCCGTCGCCCCCGACACCACGGACGAACCCGCACTCCTGGAGTGGCTCGCGGACATGCGGCGCGAGCACCCCGTCTGGCGTGACCGCTACGGGATGTACCACGTGTTCCGCCAGGCCGACGTGCAGACGGTGCTGCGCGACCCGGCCCGCTTCTCCTCGGAGACCTCGCGGCTCGCCGCGGCGTCGGCGAAGGTCTCCCGCGGGATGCTCACCCAGATCGACCCACCGGAGCACCGCCGGCTGCGCCAGGTCGTCTCCACCGCCTTCACCCCGAAACGCGTCGCCGACCTCGAGCCCCGGATCCGCGAGATCACGCGCCGGCTGCTCGACGCCGTTCCCGACGACGGGGGCTTCGACCTCGTCGACGCGCTCGCCTTCCCGCTCCCCGTCACCGTGATCGCGGAGATGCTCGGCCTGCCCGCGTCGGACCACCCGCTCTTCCGGACGTGGGCGGACCGGCTGTTCTCGATGCAGGTGGACGACCCGTCGGACCCGGCCCTGGGGGAGCGGGTCGCGGCGGCGATGGCCGACATCGTCGCGTACCTCACCGCGCGGGTGCAGGAGCGGCGCACGGCACCGACCGAGGACCTGATCTCCGCGCTGGTCGCCGCCGGGCTCGACGACGAGGAGGCGGCCAACTTCTCGCTGCTGCTCCTGCTCGCCGGGCACATCACGACGACGGTGCTGCTCGGCAACGCCGTCCGGACCTTCGCCGAGCACCCCGGCGTCTGGGAGGGCCTGCGGGCCGACCCGGCGACGATCCCGGCCGCGATCGAGGAGGTGCTGCGGCTGCGGAGCCCGTTCACGATGGCCGGCCGGGTCACCACCGAGCCGGTGGAGATCGCGGGGACCACGATCCCGGCCGACCGCTTCGTCCTGGTGTGGATGCTGTCGGCGAACCACGACGAGCGGGCCTTCGACGACCCGGAGGCGTTCGTCCTGGACCGGGGGATCGGCGGCGGCGCCCAGACCGCGTTCGGTCACGGGGTGCACTTCTGTCTCGGGGCTCCGTTGGCCCGGCTGGAGGCCCGCGTCGCCCTGGAGGAGCTCACGGCCCGTTACCACGCGCTGTCGCCGACCAGTGGCTCGATGGAGGTGCTCCGGCCCTACCCGCGTGGGGTGCTCGGGGTGCGGCGGCTGCCGGTGAAAGGTGTCCGGAGCTACTGA
- a CDS encoding thermonuclease family protein, producing the protein MTTGTAPRVLLAMACLAALFGGVGVLSGAVPVSPAVTAAPAPPTVSPAAAPELLATDPAGEPATVLAVADPVTMDVRLEGGRTLRVRALGVQPPERCYADQALLFARKTLAGKAVTLTGDGRSDRFSRALVWVSLPQDDYAVLAAEAGTVRAYAADAPPQRMPAVRAAEDRAEQAKRGLWLAPCEQ; encoded by the coding sequence GTGACGACCGGGACGGCACCGCGCGTGCTCCTCGCGATGGCGTGTCTCGCGGCGCTGTTCGGCGGGGTCGGGGTGCTGTCCGGGGCGGTCCCGGTGTCACCCGCCGTCACGGCCGCCCCGGCCCCGCCGACCGTCTCGCCCGCCGCTGCCCCGGAACTGCTCGCGACCGACCCGGCCGGTGAACCCGCGACGGTGCTGGCCGTGGCCGACCCCGTGACCATGGACGTCCGCCTCGAGGGCGGCCGGACCCTGCGGGTGCGCGCGCTCGGCGTGCAGCCCCCGGAGCGGTGCTACGCCGACCAGGCGCTCCTGTTCGCCCGCAAGACCCTCGCCGGCAAGGCCGTGACGCTCACCGGCGACGGGCGCTCCGACCGGTTCTCGCGCGCCCTGGTCTGGGTGTCGCTCCCGCAGGACGACTACGCCGTGCTCGCGGCCGAGGCCGGCACCGTCCGGGCCTACGCCGCCGACGCCCCGCCGCAGCGGATGCCCGCCGTCCGGGCCGCCGAGGACCGGGCCGAACAGGCGAAGCGCGGGCTGTGGCTGGCGCCGTGTGAGCAGTAG